A window of Phyllobacterium sp. T1293 contains these coding sequences:
- a CDS encoding acyltransferase family protein → MEKNTDIEALRAIALFTVISFHVQEYFSWRVEGIYSFRSLFSYWGGVDLFFCVSGFIIAKSVAHSERRKSHRYFPAFSIPFWIKRAFRLWPAAWFWLFFVLFCSAFLNRGGYFGSPLQNFVSQIYAMTHVANLYFYYCRLGNSCGVNSVYWSLSLEEQFYFFFPFVFFFIPRKYFIALALVFLALMIPVDRGQGIYGSVRIDAILIGVLIAFWSEHKSYENFEPTFLANKYAAWITAVFLTIVIGIFGSALFAVVPPSASFIAFASGVLVLIASYNKMYICGNAAISGICRFVGARTYSLYLSHIPAAMSSKELLFRLEAPQNLYVYSALGLIMTLVFSEFSYRLIEEPIRRLGRKIAEDKEAELQNNNDCSENQPFAPR, encoded by the coding sequence TTGGAAAAGAATACTGATATCGAAGCATTGAGGGCCATTGCTCTATTCACCGTTATATCCTTTCATGTTCAAGAATATTTCAGTTGGCGCGTAGAAGGAATATACAGTTTTCGCTCGCTCTTTTCTTACTGGGGCGGCGTTGACCTGTTCTTTTGTGTTTCGGGATTCATAATAGCCAAGTCTGTAGCGCATAGTGAAAGACGCAAAAGTCACCGTTATTTCCCCGCTTTTTCAATACCTTTTTGGATCAAGCGCGCGTTTAGATTATGGCCAGCGGCGTGGTTTTGGTTATTTTTTGTGCTTTTTTGCTCCGCATTCCTTAATAGAGGTGGTTATTTTGGATCTCCCCTACAAAACTTTGTAAGCCAAATATATGCAATGACGCACGTTGCGAATTTATATTTTTACTATTGCAGGCTTGGCAATTCATGCGGGGTCAACAGTGTATATTGGAGTCTTTCACTTGAAGAGCAGTTCTATTTTTTCTTCCCGTTTGTTTTTTTCTTTATACCGAGAAAGTATTTTATAGCGCTCGCTTTAGTGTTCCTGGCACTGATGATCCCTGTTGATAGAGGCCAAGGTATTTATGGCTCTGTGCGCATTGATGCTATTCTAATAGGTGTACTCATTGCCTTTTGGAGCGAACATAAATCATATGAAAATTTCGAACCGACCTTTTTGGCCAATAAATATGCTGCATGGATAACAGCCGTTTTCCTGACAATCGTCATTGGAATTTTTGGTTCAGCATTGTTCGCCGTTGTTCCACCTAGCGCGTCCTTCATTGCCTTCGCATCCGGTGTGCTCGTGCTCATCGCGTCCTATAACAAAATGTACATTTGTGGAAACGCGGCGATCTCCGGTATTTGTCGGTTCGTTGGCGCAAGAACATATTCGCTGTATTTATCCCACATACCAGCAGCGATGTCGTCCAAAGAGCTGCTTTTTCGCTTAGAAGCCCCCCAGAATTTGTATGTTTACTCAGCGCTCGGCTTAATTATGACTCTTGTTTTCAGCGAGTTTAGCTATCGCCTCATAGAAGAGCCAATCAGGCGCCTTGGTCGCAAAATAGCGGAAGATAAAGAGGCTGAATTACAGAACAATAATGATTGCAGTGAAAATCAACCTTTCGCGCCTCGGTAG
- a CDS encoding ATP-binding protein yields MVSFVAIATIISALYGEARQHSFQQLLSAHLFSVIASVSVNDGTLVGRPDPGEVRYSSPFSGWYWSVDPVADNLKGSLRSISLGGKTVDSPSTLMVPFDTSFQRSYTEPGLKGEELSIVETEVVLDAENRVARFRVMGNLSELEGEIADFRNTLYFYLGFFGVGGTLINAAVILFGLRPLDRVRQSLADIREGKVSRLDEDLPIEIAPLAREMNALIENNRRIMDRSRTQVGNLAHSLKTPLSVLANESRTIGGAKGKIVAEQSAAMQVQIQHYLQRARVAAQRDSVVFRAPVTPILARLVRVTAKLNPGMDLSFVNEMPEAVFAGEQEDLEEIVGNLLENAGKWGRSAIRLTLSVANPETMENAFDISVEDDGPGLAPGQIKDALTRGKRLDESKPGTGLGLSIVHDTVREYGGSLRLERSEALGGLCARIVLPVAGD; encoded by the coding sequence ATTGTTTCCTTCGTTGCCATCGCCACGATCATCTCGGCACTCTATGGCGAAGCACGCCAGCACAGCTTTCAGCAGCTGCTTTCCGCGCATCTGTTCAGTGTTATCGCCTCGGTCAGTGTTAATGATGGTACGCTTGTCGGGCGGCCCGATCCGGGCGAAGTGCGCTATTCAAGCCCATTTTCCGGCTGGTACTGGTCTGTTGACCCCGTTGCGGACAATCTGAAGGGGTCGCTGCGCTCGATCTCGCTCGGCGGCAAAACCGTCGATTCGCCTTCCACCCTGATGGTTCCATTCGATACATCGTTCCAGCGTTCCTATACGGAGCCGGGTCTCAAGGGCGAAGAACTTTCCATTGTCGAGACGGAAGTTGTGCTGGATGCGGAAAACCGCGTCGCACGGTTTCGCGTCATGGGCAATTTGAGCGAACTGGAAGGGGAGATCGCTGATTTCCGCAATACGCTTTACTTCTATCTCGGCTTTTTCGGTGTAGGCGGAACACTCATCAATGCGGCCGTGATTCTGTTCGGTCTGCGACCGCTGGATCGTGTGCGTCAGTCGCTTGCCGATATCCGGGAGGGCAAGGTGTCTCGCCTCGACGAGGATCTGCCTATCGAGATCGCACCGTTGGCGCGGGAAATGAATGCGCTCATCGAAAATAACCGCCGCATTATGGACCGTTCGCGCACGCAGGTCGGTAATCTCGCTCATTCCCTGAAAACACCTCTGTCGGTTCTTGCCAATGAAAGCCGCACGATTGGTGGGGCAAAAGGCAAGATTGTTGCCGAACAAAGTGCCGCCATGCAGGTGCAGATCCAGCACTATCTGCAACGGGCGCGAGTGGCGGCACAACGCGACAGCGTGGTTTTCCGCGCGCCTGTGACGCCCATTCTCGCCCGTTTGGTGCGCGTTACCGCCAAGCTCAATCCGGGCATGGACCTGAGTTTTGTCAACGAGATGCCCGAAGCTGTTTTTGCCGGCGAACAGGAAGATCTTGAGGAAATTGTCGGCAATCTCCTGGAAAATGCCGGTAAATGGGGCCGCAGCGCAATTCGGCTTACCCTGTCCGTGGCCAATCCGGAGACGATGGAAAACGCCTTCGACATCAGCGTTGAGGACGATGGTCCGGGTCTGGCGCCGGGGCAGATCAAGGATGCCTTGACGCGCGGCAAGCGGCTTGATGAAAGCAAACCGGGAACAGGGCTCGGCCTTTCCATTGTCCACGACACGGTGCGCGAATATGGCGGCTCCTTGCGTCTCGAGCGAAGCGAAGCACTTGGCGGCCTGTGCGCTCGCATTGTGCTTCCGGTTGCCGGCGACTGA
- a CDS encoding response regulator transcription factor, giving the protein MRILIVEDDRDLNRQLVEATTEAGYVVDHAFDGEEGHFLGDTEPYDAVILDIGLPQMDGLTVLEKWRRDGRIMPVLLLTARDRWSDKVAGIDAGADDYVAKPFHIEEVLARLRALIRRAAGHASSEISCGPLRLDTKTSKATVSGTTLKLTSHEFRLLSYLMHHMDEVVSRTELVEHLYDQDFDRDSNTIEVFVGRLRKKMGIDLIETIRGMGYRIKSQDSKA; this is encoded by the coding sequence ATGAGAATACTCATCGTTGAAGATGATCGTGATCTGAATCGTCAGCTTGTCGAAGCGACGACCGAGGCGGGCTATGTGGTCGATCACGCGTTTGATGGCGAAGAGGGGCATTTCCTCGGCGATACGGAACCCTATGACGCGGTGATTCTCGATATTGGCCTGCCGCAGATGGACGGGTTGACGGTGCTGGAAAAATGGCGCCGTGATGGTCGCATCATGCCGGTACTGCTGCTGACTGCGCGTGACCGCTGGAGCGATAAGGTTGCCGGGATTGATGCCGGTGCCGATGATTATGTGGCCAAGCCTTTCCATATTGAGGAGGTGCTGGCGCGCCTGCGTGCCTTGATTCGCCGCGCGGCGGGTCATGCGTCGTCAGAAATCAGCTGTGGACCGCTACGGCTCGATACCAAGACGTCGAAAGCCACTGTCAGCGGCACAACGCTGAAGCTCACCTCACACGAATTTCGTCTGCTATCCTACCTCATGCACCATATGGACGAGGTCGTTTCACGCACGGAACTGGTGGAGCATCTTTATGATCAGGATTTCGACCGTGATTCGAACACGATCGAAGTCTTCGTCGGACGTTTGCGCAAGAAAATGGGTATCGATCTGATCGAAACGATCCGCGGCATGGGCTACCGCATCAAATCGCAGGACAGCAAAGCCTGA
- a CDS encoding baseplate multidomain protein megatron: protein MATLILQGIGAYIGGALLSAGGYLIDRALSSTKHIEGARLSSMRPMTAEEGAALPKVYGAVRLAGTLIWATRFEEVKSSHRSGAKGGPKVTNYSYVANFAIALAEGEISFVRRIWADGKEVDQSAINMRVYKGTASQLPDPLIEAKQGTGNAPAYRNTAYVVFERFPLEVHGNRVPQFQFEVVRAVGALAQNLKAVALIPGATEFGLSPSLVTCEPSHGETRGLNRNCLQSATDWQASLDELQSLCPRLEHVAIVVPWFGTDLRAAHCAVRPGVMDRKGYGESEEWRAGDIKRHEAHLLSRVNDCAAYGGTPSDRSVVEAIRSAKARGLKVTLYPFVMLDIKADNSLPDPYGGVRQAAYPWRGRITCHPAPYHQGSVNGTAAAAREVAAFLGTVDAGAFRVKGENVGYHGKADDWGYRRFILHLAHLAVCAGGVDAFLLGSELCSLTIIRDEDNRFPFVAGLCALAGDVRAVLGSSCTLTYGADWTEYFGHHPQDRSGDVYFHLDPLWAHPAIGAVGIDNYMPLSDWRDEDYSISGPDGFAAPCDLDALQGQIAGGEGFNWYYASDADRTSRRRTPITDGSGKPWVYRYKDIASWWKNAHFNRKAGIESAKPTEWRPMGKPLWFTEIGCPAVDKGPNQPNVFPDAKSSEGAFPYFSDRGRSDIAQNRFLRAHLEYWRSHGGAMLDTSRIYVWAWDTRPFPAFPLNRKLWSDGDHWMTGHWLNGRLSGVALDELIGAVLADFGVTRVDAEGADGFVSGFIVEEPTSARAVLEPLLAVFGVNAFEEGATLVFQSASRMHKQKPLIDGFVEPEDAGPVSRKLHEIMEQPARVEISYRDPMLDYQAAMVSAERLDGKGTENMALPGMLDAGQAKSLAENWMQGRRAARRTANFELPWKYAALKAGDRIRLDTTAPVKDYIITSIEDGATRRIEAKGLPRHVSYPNNAPLPASTEAGASAVFGRPSFHLCDLPMWPGAETPVAQLRVAAFARPWTGASIYASPEDTGFEPRTVVADRAAIGRLVDILPGGVSGRLLNSASLEVELHFGELRSTTLAQLFNGANSALLAAPDGHWEILQFLNAQEIAPDHWRLTGLLRGQCGTEREALQSREKGAVFILLDGAVLPAGLKARETGLALHWRVGASGQDLSDRYFSTVTATGGVRALEPLEPVHIRSRLHDNGDLHVSWIRRGRIDADSWLAVDIPLGEDREIYRIEIRNSGKLIRSVEVAQPEWTYPVAERLPDFASLSAPVDFRVAMISGTIGTGRFARMILS, encoded by the coding sequence ATGGCAACGCTTATTCTTCAGGGGATCGGTGCATATATTGGCGGGGCGCTGCTTTCGGCGGGCGGCTATCTGATCGACCGTGCCCTTTCCAGCACCAAGCATATCGAGGGCGCACGATTATCATCAATGCGGCCTATGACCGCCGAGGAAGGCGCTGCGCTGCCGAAAGTCTATGGCGCTGTGCGGCTGGCAGGCACTCTCATCTGGGCGACGCGGTTTGAAGAGGTGAAATCCAGCCATAGAAGCGGCGCCAAGGGCGGGCCGAAGGTGACGAACTATTCCTATGTAGCCAATTTTGCGATTGCCCTTGCGGAAGGGGAAATCAGCTTTGTCAGGCGTATCTGGGCCGATGGAAAGGAAGTGGACCAGAGCGCGATTAATATGCGTGTCTACAAGGGTACAGCATCGCAACTGCCCGATCCGCTCATCGAAGCCAAGCAGGGAACGGGCAATGCGCCCGCCTATCGCAACACAGCCTATGTGGTTTTTGAGCGCTTTCCGCTTGAAGTCCATGGCAATCGTGTTCCGCAGTTTCAGTTTGAAGTGGTGCGCGCCGTCGGAGCGCTGGCGCAGAACCTCAAAGCAGTCGCGCTCATTCCGGGAGCGACCGAGTTCGGTCTGTCGCCTTCACTCGTCACCTGCGAACCGTCACATGGTGAAACGCGCGGTCTGAACCGCAATTGCCTGCAGAGTGCGACTGACTGGCAGGCTTCATTGGATGAACTCCAATCGCTTTGCCCTCGTCTTGAGCATGTGGCCATTGTTGTGCCGTGGTTCGGCACGGACCTGCGCGCGGCGCACTGCGCCGTCCGGCCGGGTGTGATGGACAGAAAAGGCTATGGCGAGAGCGAGGAGTGGCGGGCTGGCGATATCAAGCGCCATGAGGCGCATCTGCTTTCACGTGTTAATGATTGCGCCGCCTATGGCGGTACGCCGTCGGACCGCAGCGTCGTCGAGGCGATCCGTTCGGCCAAGGCGAGGGGGCTGAAAGTCACGCTCTATCCCTTTGTCATGCTTGACATAAAGGCTGACAATAGCCTGCCAGATCCCTATGGCGGGGTAAGGCAGGCGGCCTATCCGTGGCGCGGTCGCATCACCTGTCATCCCGCACCCTATCATCAGGGTAGTGTAAACGGTACGGCTGCTGCTGCGCGGGAAGTGGCCGCATTTTTGGGTACAGTCGACGCCGGCGCGTTCCGGGTGAAGGGCGAGAATGTCGGCTATCACGGCAAGGCTGATGACTGGGGCTATCGCCGCTTCATCCTGCATCTGGCTCATCTTGCCGTTTGCGCCGGTGGTGTCGACGCGTTTTTGCTTGGTTCGGAGCTGTGCAGTCTGACGATTATCAGGGACGAGGATAACCGCTTTCCCTTTGTCGCGGGGCTTTGCGCTTTGGCTGGTGATGTACGCGCGGTACTCGGCAGCAGCTGCACCCTAACCTATGGCGCTGACTGGACCGAGTATTTCGGCCACCATCCGCAGGATCGTTCCGGAGATGTCTATTTCCATCTTGATCCGCTCTGGGCACATCCGGCCATCGGGGCTGTTGGCATCGACAATTACATGCCACTCAGCGACTGGCGCGACGAGGATTACAGTATTTCGGGGCCGGACGGTTTTGCCGCTCCCTGTGATCTCGATGCATTGCAGGGCCAGATTGCGGGCGGCGAGGGTTTTAACTGGTACTACGCGTCGGATGCGGATCGAACGTCGCGCCGCCGCACACCCATCACGGATGGTTCCGGCAAGCCATGGGTCTATCGCTATAAGGATATAGCGAGCTGGTGGAAGAACGCTCATTTCAACCGCAAGGCTGGAATCGAGAGCGCCAAGCCAACCGAATGGCGTCCAATGGGAAAACCATTATGGTTCACCGAGATTGGCTGTCCCGCAGTCGACAAAGGGCCAAACCAGCCCAATGTCTTTCCCGATGCCAAGTCGTCAGAGGGTGCGTTTCCCTATTTCTCCGATCGCGGGCGCAGTGATATTGCACAGAACCGCTTTTTGCGCGCGCATCTCGAATATTGGCGCAGCCATGGCGGCGCAATGCTGGATACAAGCCGTATTTACGTCTGGGCTTGGGATACCAGACCATTTCCCGCCTTTCCGCTCAACCGTAAACTCTGGTCTGACGGCGATCACTGGATGACAGGGCATTGGTTGAACGGCAGGCTGTCAGGTGTCGCACTCGATGAACTGATCGGTGCGGTTCTTGCCGATTTCGGCGTCACACGGGTGGATGCTGAAGGGGCCGATGGTTTTGTCAGCGGTTTCATCGTCGAAGAACCGACCAGCGCACGAGCCGTTCTTGAACCACTGCTGGCGGTTTTCGGTGTCAATGCCTTCGAAGAGGGAGCGACGCTGGTTTTCCAGAGCGCATCGCGGATGCATAAGCAAAAGCCGTTGATTGATGGATTTGTCGAACCTGAGGACGCGGGACCGGTCAGCCGGAAACTGCACGAAATAATGGAGCAGCCCGCGCGGGTCGAAATCAGCTATCGCGATCCGATGCTGGACTATCAGGCAGCAATGGTATCGGCGGAGCGGCTGGACGGCAAGGGAACGGAAAACATGGCTCTTCCCGGCATGCTCGATGCGGGGCAGGCAAAATCTCTTGCGGAAAACTGGATGCAGGGCCGCCGTGCGGCGCGGCGTACCGCAAATTTCGAACTGCCGTGGAAATATGCAGCGCTCAAAGCGGGTGACCGTATCCGGCTTGATACCACTGCGCCGGTAAAGGACTACATCATTACGTCAATCGAAGATGGGGCGACACGGCGGATCGAGGCGAAGGGGTTGCCCCGGCATGTCAGCTATCCGAACAATGCGCCATTGCCAGCTTCGACCGAAGCGGGAGCATCGGCGGTGTTCGGGCGCCCCAGCTTCCATCTGTGCGACCTGCCAATGTGGCCGGGCGCTGAAACGCCCGTCGCTCAGTTGCGTGTTGCCGCCTTTGCCCGGCCATGGACAGGCGCCAGTATCTACGCTTCTCCGGAGGACACCGGCTTTGAGCCACGGACGGTGGTGGCAGATCGTGCAGCGATTGGCAGGCTGGTGGACATTCTGCCCGGCGGTGTTAGTGGCCGCTTACTGAACAGCGCCAGCCTTGAGGTCGAACTCCACTTTGGCGAATTGCGATCCACCACATTGGCGCAACTGTTCAACGGAGCAAATTCGGCACTCCTCGCAGCGCCGGATGGCCACTGGGAAATCCTGCAATTCCTCAATGCGCAGGAAATTGCGCCCGATCACTGGCGGTTGACGGGGCTATTGCGCGGGCAATGCGGAACAGAGCGGGAGGCTCTTCAATCAAGAGAAAAAGGTGCGGTGTTCATTCTGCTGGATGGAGCGGTATTGCCAGCCGGATTGAAGGCGCGCGAAACCGGATTGGCTTTGCATTGGCGTGTCGGTGCATCGGGTCAGGATTTGTCAGACCGTTATTTCAGCACCGTAACAGCAACAGGCGGCGTCAGGGCACTTGAACCGCTCGAACCAGTCCATATCAGGAGCAGGCTGCACGATAATGGTGACTTGCATGTTTCATGGATTCGCCGTGGCCGAATTGATGCGGATAGCTGGCTGGCGGTGGATATCCCCTTGGGCGAAGACCGCGAAATTTATCGGATTGAAATACGCAACAGCGGCAAATTGATCCGGTCTGTCGAGGTCGCGCAGCCGGAGTGGACTTATCCGGTGGCAGAACGTTTGCCTGATTTCGCCAGTCTTTCGGCGCCTGTCGATTTTCGTGTGGCCATGATTTCCGGCACCATTGGTACGGGCAGATTCGCCCGGATGATTTTGAGTTGA
- a CDS encoding NlpC/P60 family protein gives MTIADEVVAEARRWIGTPYRHGGSTWQVGCDCLGLVRGIWRTLYSCEPECVPVYSADWAEAGQGDPLIEAASRHMPAKTIGEMAEGDLIIFRWRDGMAAKHLGIVTGADRFIHAYESHRVMESALVPQWRNRIAAVFAFPDHQ, from the coding sequence ATGACCATTGCTGATGAAGTGGTCGCCGAGGCACGGCGCTGGATAGGCACGCCATACCGGCATGGTGGCTCCACATGGCAGGTGGGCTGCGATTGTCTGGGGTTGGTGCGTGGCATCTGGCGCACGCTCTATAGCTGCGAGCCGGAATGCGTTCCTGTTTATTCCGCCGACTGGGCGGAGGCCGGGCAGGGTGATCCGCTCATTGAGGCGGCCAGCCGGCATATGCCCGCCAAGACTATTGGCGAGATGGCGGAGGGCGACCTTATCATCTTCCGCTGGCGCGATGGGATGGCCGCCAAACATCTTGGCATTGTCACCGGTGCGGATCGTTTCATCCATGCTTATGAGAGCCACCGGGTCATGGAATCCGCTCTCGTACCGCAATGGCGCAACCGCATTGCGGCAGTATTCGCCTTTCCCGATCACCAATAG
- a CDS encoding DUF2163 domain-containing protein yields MNRLPAALESHLSADVTTHCFCWVIRRADGIIHGFTDHDQVLTIDGVACEPQTGLTASEATSALGLAVDSAEVEGALSSLSITERDVEAGAFDNASVETFLVNWTAPDQRILLRRSRIGTVTRSGSRFVAELKSSAVDLDKVKGRRITRLCDAQLGDARCTYRGGAQKGTIVRVISDRALVVSGLQAHDANWFRNGLLTWQSGRSTVVIGQKQSAEGMRLDLRDGPIPDMQVGDVFSLLPGCDKSFATCKAKFANATNFRGFPHLPGNDAAYNYADGTGNFDGGALVS; encoded by the coding sequence ATGAACCGCCTTCCTGCCGCGCTTGAATCACATCTTTCGGCAGATGTAACAACCCATTGTTTTTGCTGGGTCATTCGCCGGGCGGACGGCATTATCCATGGTTTCACCGATCATGATCAGGTGCTCACGATAGATGGCGTGGCATGTGAGCCGCAAACTGGCCTGACCGCCAGCGAAGCAACAAGTGCTCTGGGATTGGCTGTGGACAGCGCCGAGGTTGAAGGCGCCCTGTCGTCGCTCAGTATCACCGAACGAGATGTGGAGGCTGGCGCCTTCGACAATGCCAGCGTTGAAACATTTCTGGTCAATTGGACTGCTCCGGATCAGCGCATATTGTTGCGGCGATCAAGGATAGGCACAGTCACCCGGTCAGGCAGCCGTTTTGTTGCGGAACTGAAAAGCAGCGCTGTCGATCTGGACAAGGTGAAGGGGCGGCGGATAACGCGGCTCTGCGATGCGCAGCTTGGGGACGCACGCTGCACCTATCGGGGCGGTGCGCAGAAAGGAACCATTGTTCGCGTGATATCGGATAGAGCATTGGTTGTCAGCGGGTTGCAGGCGCATGATGCGAACTGGTTTCGCAACGGCTTGCTGACCTGGCAATCTGGCCGTTCCACGGTGGTGATCGGCCAGAAACAGTCAGCGGAAGGCATGCGCCTCGACCTGCGCGACGGTCCCATTCCTGATATGCAAGTTGGTGACGTATTCTCGCTTCTGCCGGGCTGCGACAAGAGCTTTGCCACCTGCAAGGCCAAGTTTGCCAATGCAACCAATTTCCGCGGCTTCCCGCATCTTCCCGGCAATGACGCCGCCTACAACTATGCTGACGGCACAGGCAATTTTGACGGTGGGGCACTGGTGTCATGA
- a CDS encoding DUF2460 domain-containing protein, with amino-acid sequence MQAFHDIRFPLGVSFGATGGPEWKNEIVSLTSGHEQRNARWAASRHHYDAGTGVRSLADLETVLTFFEARRGSLHAFRFRDPFDHQSSTAGKPIAATDQALGQGDGKQAIFQLRKHYGDHIRPITKPQVGSVRVAVAGAEKREPTDFVVDVLTGRIVFQPGRLPPAGSVVTAGFAFDVPVRFDVDRLTLSIKSFQAGEIPTIPIIEVKA; translated from the coding sequence ATGCAGGCTTTTCATGATATCCGGTTTCCGCTCGGCGTATCCTTTGGCGCAACGGGTGGTCCGGAATGGAAGAACGAAATCGTGTCACTGACCTCAGGGCACGAACAGCGCAATGCGCGCTGGGCCGCCTCGCGCCACCACTACGATGCGGGAACGGGCGTGCGGTCGCTGGCCGATCTGGAAACGGTACTCACATTCTTTGAAGCGCGGCGCGGTTCGCTGCATGCGTTCCGGTTTCGCGATCCGTTTGATCATCAATCCTCTACGGCAGGAAAGCCGATTGCCGCTACAGATCAGGCGCTGGGACAAGGCGATGGAAAACAGGCGATCTTCCAGCTGCGCAAGCATTATGGCGATCATATCCGCCCGATCACCAAGCCGCAGGTCGGCTCGGTACGGGTTGCGGTCGCAGGCGCGGAGAAGCGGGAGCCCACCGACTTTGTTGTTGATGTCTTGACGGGAAGGATCGTGTTTCAGCCGGGACGATTACCGCCTGCCGGGTCTGTTGTGACCGCAGGCTTCGCCTTTGATGTTCCCGTTCGCTTCGATGTGGACAGGCTGACCCTCAGTATCAAATCCTTTCAGGCGGGTGAAATCCCGACCATTCCCATCATCGAGGTAAAGGCATGA
- a CDS encoding phage tail tape measure protein, with the protein MTEKTMVQIDADTSGFEKALSDLQAHSDQFGRALSGSLKSAALSGKDLGDVLRQLGKSMLDMALTEGMKPLQGLGSSMFSDLIGALGGAKPFAKGGVVSGPTYFGGGGSLGLMGGAGAEAVMPLTRGADGRLGVAAQGGASPMQVVMHVNTPDANSFRKSEAQLTGTLARAVRRGARTL; encoded by the coding sequence ATGACCGAGAAAACGATGGTGCAGATTGATGCCGATACATCAGGCTTCGAAAAGGCCTTGTCGGACTTGCAGGCCCATTCCGATCAGTTCGGCCGCGCTCTATCCGGATCTCTGAAAAGCGCTGCCCTCAGCGGCAAGGATCTCGGGGATGTACTGCGTCAGCTGGGCAAGAGCATGCTGGACATGGCTTTGACGGAAGGCATGAAACCTCTTCAGGGGTTGGGTTCATCCATGTTCTCAGACCTCATCGGGGCGCTGGGCGGCGCAAAGCCCTTTGCCAAGGGCGGCGTGGTTTCCGGACCAACCTATTTCGGTGGAGGCGGATCGCTCGGACTGATGGGCGGGGCCGGTGCAGAGGCTGTCATGCCATTGACTCGCGGTGCCGATGGCAGGCTGGGCGTTGCCGCACAAGGCGGTGCCTCGCCCATGCAGGTGGTCATGCATGTGAACACACCGGATGCCAATTCCTTCCGCAAATCCGAAGCGCAATTGACCGGCACGCTGGCGCGTGCCGTGCGTCGCGGCGCGCGCACTTTGTAG
- a CDS encoding phage tail assembly chaperone: protein MNAVADSTAAFPWATIMAAGFGLLRLSTRDFWAMTPREICSAFGPPPRDAGPSRPVLELMMQQFPDGPTMNKEQE from the coding sequence TTGAATGCCGTAGCAGATTCCACCGCTGCTTTTCCATGGGCGACCATCATGGCAGCAGGATTCGGGCTGCTGCGGCTTTCCACACGCGATTTCTGGGCAATGACACCACGGGAAATCTGTTCGGCGTTCGGGCCGCCGCCAAGGGACGCCGGACCCTCGCGGCCCGTTCTCGAGCTGATGATGCAGCAATTTCCCGATGGGCCAACTATGAATAAGGAACAGGAATGA
- a CDS encoding gene transfer agent family protein codes for MANRHRGEINATLDGSEWTLCLTLGALAELEDAFAASDMGALLKRFSTSPISARDAAKIIAAGLKGGGNNLSLEEVAQMRAEGGAAGFARIVSQLLAATFGESKPEQSTANP; via the coding sequence ATGGCGAACCGGCATCGCGGTGAAATCAATGCGACCTTGGATGGAAGCGAATGGACACTGTGTCTGACGCTTGGCGCACTGGCGGAACTGGAAGACGCTTTTGCCGCAAGTGATATGGGCGCTTTGCTCAAGCGTTTTTCAACTAGTCCGATTTCCGCACGGGATGCAGCCAAGATCATTGCGGCAGGGCTGAAAGGTGGCGGCAATAACCTATCGCTGGAAGAGGTCGCGCAGATGCGAGCCGAGGGTGGTGCGGCAGGTTTTGCGCGTATCGTCAGTCAGTTGCTGGCAGCGACATTCGGTGAATCAAAACCGGAGCAATCCACCGCAAACCCTTGA
- a CDS encoding phage major tail protein, TP901-1 family → MGAQRGKDILLKVQDSGGKFVTCAGLRSNRIAFNTETVDVTDADAVGRWRQLLGGSGVQRASISGSGLFKDAQSDAVIRRTFFAGNILTWQIVLPDFGSLQGPFQITALEYSGKHDSEVTFDIALESAGLISFTEIV, encoded by the coding sequence ATGGGCGCTCAGAGAGGCAAGGATATCTTGCTCAAAGTGCAGGATTCGGGCGGTAAATTCGTCACCTGCGCGGGGCTACGGTCCAACCGTATCGCTTTTAACACGGAAACGGTTGACGTTACTGACGCCGATGCAGTGGGACGCTGGCGTCAGTTGCTGGGTGGCAGCGGTGTGCAACGCGCTTCGATCAGCGGTTCGGGGCTGTTCAAGGATGCGCAGTCCGATGCGGTGATCCGGCGAACATTCTTCGCGGGCAATATCCTGACATGGCAGATCGTCCTGCCGGATTTCGGTTCCCTGCAGGGGCCGTTCCAGATCACGGCGCTTGAATATTCAGGCAAACACGATTCCGAAGTCACCTTTGACATCGCGCTGGAGTCAGCCGGTCTGATCAGTTTCACGGAGATTGTCTGA